From the genome of Mycetocola spongiae, one region includes:
- a CDS encoding shikimate dehydrogenase family protein, with translation MRLAVFGSPIEHSRSPLLHATAYGLLGLDWEYSRREVLAEQLPGILAELDESWRGLSLTMPLKGAAHAAADTHDEPARITGAVNTLRCEYLNGRRILHGYNTDVAGIVNAIRAARGPIPLAGPGRGHAEILGGGATAASALLACAELGITSVRLLVRTPGRAADTAGLARELGLDASVAAFADYLPRPDTALIVSTLPGDAQPGIVFPEELRASAPLFDVAYAPWPSSLAREWAPAHGTVVSGLEMLVHQALVQVRIFVGGDPSAVLPDEPRILAAMLASVGLPAPATR, from the coding sequence ATGAGGCTCGCCGTATTTGGTTCGCCCATCGAGCACTCCCGGTCCCCGCTCCTGCATGCCACCGCCTATGGCCTGCTGGGGCTGGACTGGGAGTATTCGCGCCGCGAGGTGCTCGCGGAACAGCTGCCCGGAATCCTCGCCGAACTCGACGAGTCCTGGCGCGGCCTCTCGCTCACGATGCCGCTTAAGGGTGCCGCCCATGCAGCGGCGGATACGCATGATGAACCCGCGCGGATCACGGGGGCGGTTAATACCCTGCGCTGTGAATATCTGAACGGCCGCCGGATCCTGCACGGCTATAACACCGATGTGGCGGGGATCGTGAACGCGATTCGCGCCGCCCGCGGGCCGATTCCCCTGGCCGGGCCCGGGCGCGGCCATGCCGAGATTCTGGGCGGGGGAGCCACCGCTGCCAGCGCCCTGCTGGCCTGCGCCGAACTGGGCATCACCTCGGTGCGCCTGCTGGTGCGCACGCCCGGCCGCGCCGCCGATACCGCGGGCCTGGCCCGGGAGCTTGGCCTGGACGCGAGCGTGGCGGCGTTTGCCGACTATCTTCCTCGGCCCGATACCGCGCTGATCGTCTCAACGCTCCCGGGGGACGCGCAACCCGGAATCGTTTTCCCCGAGGAACTGCGCGCATCCGCCCCGCTCTTTGACGTGGCCTATGCGCCGTGGCCCAGCTCACTCGCGCGCGAGTGGGCCCCCGCACACGGTACGGTGGTCAGTGGGCTCGAGATGCTGGTGCATCAGGCCCTGGTTCAGGTGCGAATTTTCGTCGGGGGCGATCCCTCCGCCGTTCTCCCCGATGAACCCCGGATCCTCGCGGCCATGCTCGCCTCGGTGGGCCTCCCGGCGCCCGCCACCCGCTAG
- the aroC gene encoding chorismate synthase, whose amino-acid sequence MLRWLTAGESHGPELIAIVEGMPAGVPVSMDAIRADLARRKLGYGRGSRMKFEVDELNISGGVRHGSTLGGPVALRIGNTEWPKWVEVMSPEPVETTEMSRGRSAPLTRPRPGHADLVGMQKYDFDEARPILERASARETAARVALGAVARSFLSELGIELVSHTLSIGPVSVPEDAALPLPGDVDALDADPLRCFDPETSARMVEEVDDTKKNGDTVGGVVEVLAYNLPPGLGSHVHWDRRLDAQLAQAIMGIQAIKGVEIGDGFLTARRRGSAAHDELFIEDGVIVRSSDKAGGTEGGMSTGTVLRVRAAMKPIATVPHSLRTVDVATGEASGAHHQRSDVCAVPAAGVVAEAMVALVLANSVLEKFGGDSIGETKRNFDGYLAHIAENLRTAAASNPELAVSGE is encoded by the coding sequence ATGCTTCGTTGGCTTACCGCCGGAGAGTCTCACGGCCCGGAACTGATTGCAATCGTCGAGGGAATGCCCGCGGGCGTTCCCGTCTCCATGGACGCCATCCGCGCCGATCTGGCCCGCCGCAAGCTCGGCTATGGCCGCGGTTCGCGGATGAAGTTTGAGGTGGATGAGCTGAATATCTCCGGCGGCGTGCGCCACGGCTCCACGCTGGGAGGCCCGGTGGCCCTGCGCATCGGCAATACCGAGTGGCCCAAATGGGTTGAGGTAATGAGCCCCGAGCCCGTGGAGACCACGGAAATGTCGCGCGGCCGCAGCGCCCCGCTGACCCGCCCGCGCCCCGGCCACGCCGATCTGGTGGGCATGCAGAAATACGATTTTGACGAGGCCCGCCCGATCCTGGAGCGCGCGAGTGCCCGCGAGACCGCGGCCCGCGTCGCGCTCGGCGCGGTGGCCCGCTCGTTCCTGTCCGAGCTGGGCATCGAGCTGGTCAGCCATACGCTGTCCATCGGCCCCGTGAGTGTGCCCGAGGATGCCGCGCTGCCGCTGCCCGGCGATGTGGACGCCCTGGATGCCGATCCGCTGCGCTGCTTCGATCCGGAAACCTCCGCTCGCATGGTCGAGGAGGTGGACGATACCAAGAAAAACGGCGATACCGTGGGCGGTGTTGTTGAGGTTTTGGCCTATAACCTTCCCCCCGGGCTCGGCTCGCATGTGCACTGGGATCGTCGCCTCGACGCCCAGCTGGCGCAGGCCATCATGGGCATTCAGGCCATTAAGGGTGTGGAGATCGGCGACGGTTTCCTGACCGCGCGCCGCCGCGGTTCGGCCGCGCATGACGAGCTTTTTATCGAGGACGGCGTGATCGTGCGCTCGAGCGATAAGGCCGGCGGCACCGAGGGTGGCATGAGCACCGGAACGGTCCTGCGCGTGCGCGCCGCCATGAAGCCCATCGCCACGGTCCCGCACTCGCTGCGCACCGTGGACGTGGCCACCGGCGAGGCCTCGGGCGCCCACCACCAGCGCTCCGATGTCTGTGCGGTTCCCGCGGCGGGCGTTGTGGCCGAGGCCATGGTGGCCCTCGTGCTGGCCAATTCCGTGCTGGAAAAATTCGGCGGCGACTCGATCGGCGAGACCAAGCGCAATTTTGACGGCTATCTCGCACATATCGCCGAGAACCTGCGCACCGCGGCCGCCTCCAATCCCGAGCTTGCCGTTTCCGGTGAGTAG
- a CDS encoding shikimate kinase encodes MSSAGLPRTVALIGPMGAGKTKVGKRLARALGRPFVDTDHRIVAEHGRINDLFARHGEEGFRELERAAVERALRENAVVSLGGGAVLHPDTRAQLADVAVIYLTVTEKAVLARINVDERPLLRDDPSAWGRIFEARRPLYEEVADVIFDTSVGPITRLGEDILAWAKENS; translated from the coding sequence GTGAGTAGCGCGGGGCTGCCGCGCACGGTGGCCCTGATTGGCCCCATGGGAGCGGGCAAGACCAAGGTGGGCAAGCGCCTCGCGCGCGCCCTGGGTCGCCCGTTTGTGGATACCGATCATCGCATCGTGGCCGAGCACGGTCGGATTAACGACCTCTTTGCCCGGCACGGCGAGGAGGGCTTCCGCGAGCTGGAACGCGCGGCCGTGGAGCGGGCGCTGCGCGAAAACGCCGTGGTATCCCTCGGCGGCGGCGCGGTCCTGCATCCCGATACGCGCGCGCAGCTCGCCGATGTGGCCGTGATTTATCTCACGGTCACCGAGAAGGCGGTGCTCGCCCGCATCAACGTGGACGAGCGCCCGCTGCTGCGCGATGACCCCTCCGCATGGGGACGCATTTTTGAGGCACGCCGGCCCCTCTACGAAGAGGTCGCCGACGTGATTTTTGATACCTCGGTGGGGCCGATCACGCGCCTCGGCGAGGATATTCTGGCCTGGGCTAAGGAGAACTCGTGA
- the aroB gene encoding 3-dehydroquinate synthase: MTEKRTVTTIPVTSPQGDYDVTIGRDIYSGIPDALADDVQKVLIVHPPAMGARAAALRESLADRYQVLLAEVPDAENAKRVEVAAFCWQILGQADFARSDAIIGFGGGAITDLAGFVAATWLRGVSLIQLPTSVLGMVDASVGGKTGINTNEGKNLVGVFHAPTAVFADLEVLDTLPRNEILTGFAEIVKAGFIYYPEILDIIESDVAAATDPTTPEFRRVIELSIDMKARVVGEDFREAGLREILNYGHTLGHAIEHAERYQWRHGAAVAVGMMFAAELSRLAGRLGDDAVDRTRRILDSLDLPTEYPVGRWNTLLATMQRDKKTRSGMLRFIVLDDIGKPSVLTAPETALLFAAYQEIGS; this comes from the coding sequence GTGACCGAGAAGCGCACCGTGACCACCATCCCCGTGACCTCGCCGCAGGGCGATTATGACGTGACTATCGGACGCGATATCTATTCGGGGATCCCGGATGCACTCGCGGATGACGTACAAAAGGTGCTGATTGTGCACCCGCCCGCGATGGGAGCCCGCGCGGCCGCGCTGCGCGAGAGCCTCGCCGACCGCTATCAGGTGCTGCTCGCGGAGGTGCCCGATGCCGAAAACGCCAAGCGCGTGGAGGTGGCAGCGTTCTGCTGGCAGATCCTCGGCCAGGCCGATTTTGCCCGCAGCGATGCGATCATCGGCTTCGGCGGGGGAGCGATCACCGACCTGGCCGGGTTTGTGGCCGCGACCTGGCTGCGCGGGGTCTCGCTGATCCAGCTGCCCACCAGCGTGCTGGGCATGGTGGATGCCTCCGTGGGGGGTAAAACCGGAATTAACACCAATGAGGGAAAAAACCTCGTGGGGGTATTCCACGCACCCACCGCCGTATTTGCCGATCTGGAGGTGCTGGACACGCTCCCGCGCAACGAGATCCTGACCGGCTTTGCGGAGATCGTGAAGGCCGGGTTTATTTATTATCCCGAGATCCTCGACATTATCGAGTCCGATGTCGCGGCGGCCACCGATCCGACCACGCCCGAGTTCCGCCGCGTGATCGAGCTGTCCATCGACATGAAGGCACGCGTGGTGGGGGAGGATTTCCGCGAGGCGGGCCTGCGCGAGATCCTGAACTACGGGCATACCCTGGGCCACGCAATCGAGCACGCCGAGCGCTATCAGTGGCGCCACGGTGCGGCGGTGGCCGTGGGCATGATGTTTGCCGCGGAGCTTTCGCGCCTGGCCGGGCGGCTCGGTGATGACGCCGTGGATCGCACGCGCCGCATCCTCGACTCGCTGGATCTGCCCACCGAATATCCCGTGGGCCGCTGGAATACCCTGCTCGCCACGATGCAGCGCGATAAAAAGACACGCTCGGGAATGCTGCGCTTCATCGTTCTGGACGATATCGGCAAGCCCAGCGTGTTAACCGCGCCCGAGACGGCCCTGCTCTTCGCCGCATATCAGGAAATCGGCTCCTAA